A genomic segment from Streptomyces sp. NBC_00459 encodes:
- a CDS encoding regulator, producing the protein MTERPAQRTPNRQLAALIAEAGFSNAGLARRVDQLGLEHGLDLRYDKTSVTRWLRGQQPRGTTPALIAEVFTRRLGRRLTAQDLGLDACAPVYAGLEFAATPEEAVDIVSGLWRKDSGSHAELRKIAFTPAGLVVPSRDWLIGRPDDRVGRGDQPVVRVPVQGRPGVPRQRGQAERGPGQKVTGGDIAALRSVGELFRTLDDAYGGGHARQALVRYLEHETEPMLRGTYGEQTGRRLFAAASDLTRLAGWTSYDIAAHGLAQRYFVQALRLAQAAADRAYGSYVLATMSRQAVYLGHGREAVQLARVAQQGVGTTAPPVVQSLLHACEARAHGVLGEVRACTASLVRAERALEAARPGDEVPHWARFFDEAQLADEFGHCHRDLQQFRAAAQHAERSLQLRAPAFARSRLFCRVVLASARLGLGELDQACQLGAEAAGAATEMRSVRAIEYVRDFERRLEPYKDAAPVRGYRDRIAAFG; encoded by the coding sequence ATGACGGAACGACCCGCGCAGCGCACGCCCAATCGACAGCTCGCCGCGCTCATCGCAGAAGCGGGATTCTCCAACGCAGGTCTGGCCCGCCGGGTCGACCAGCTCGGTCTCGAACACGGCCTTGATCTGAGATACGACAAGACATCGGTGACCCGCTGGCTGCGAGGGCAGCAGCCGCGCGGCACCACCCCCGCGCTCATCGCCGAGGTGTTCACCAGGCGCCTCGGACGACGGCTCACCGCCCAGGACCTCGGGCTCGACGCCTGCGCGCCCGTCTACGCGGGGCTGGAGTTCGCGGCCACCCCCGAGGAGGCCGTCGACATCGTCAGCGGGCTGTGGCGCAAGGACTCCGGCAGCCATGCCGAGCTGCGCAAGATCGCCTTCACCCCGGCCGGACTCGTCGTGCCCAGCCGGGACTGGCTGATCGGCCGGCCCGACGACCGGGTCGGCCGCGGCGACCAGCCCGTCGTCAGGGTGCCCGTACAGGGGCGCCCCGGCGTGCCCCGGCAGCGCGGCCAGGCCGAACGCGGGCCCGGGCAGAAGGTCACCGGAGGTGACATCGCCGCGCTCCGCTCGGTCGGCGAGCTGTTCCGCACCCTCGACGACGCCTACGGGGGCGGCCACGCCAGGCAGGCCCTCGTCCGCTACCTGGAACACGAGACCGAACCCATGCTGCGCGGCACGTACGGCGAGCAGACGGGCCGCCGGCTGTTCGCGGCGGCCTCCGACCTCACCCGGCTCGCGGGCTGGACGTCGTACGACATCGCGGCGCACGGCCTCGCCCAGCGCTACTTCGTACAGGCGCTGCGGCTCGCGCAGGCGGCGGCGGACCGGGCGTACGGCTCGTACGTGCTGGCCACCATGAGCCGGCAGGCCGTCTATCTCGGGCACGGGCGGGAGGCCGTCCAGCTCGCGCGGGTGGCCCAGCAGGGCGTCGGCACCACCGCGCCGCCCGTCGTCCAGTCACTGCTGCACGCCTGCGAGGCGCGGGCCCATGGGGTGCTGGGCGAGGTCCGGGCCTGCACCGCCTCCCTCGTACGGGCCGAGCGCGCCCTCGAAGCGGCCCGGCCCGGCGACGAAGTCCCGCACTGGGCACGGTTCTTCGACGAGGCACAGCTCGCCGACGAGTTCGGCCACTGCCACCGCGACCTCCAGCAGTTCCGCGCCGCCGCCCAGCACGCGGAACGCTCGCTCCAGCTGCGCGCCCCCGCCTTCGCCCGCAGCCGCCTCTTCTGCCGCGTCGTGCTCGCCTCGGCCCGACTGGGCCTCGGCGAGCTGGACCAGGCCTGTCAGCTGGGCGCCGAGGCGGCCGGCGCGGCCACCGAGATGCGCTCGGTGCGGGCGATCGAGTACGTACGGGACTTCGAGCGGCGCCTGGAGCCCTACAAGGACGCGGCACCGGTCAGGGGGTACCGCGACAGGATCGCCGCGTTCGGATAG
- the lipB gene encoding lipoyl(octanoyl) transferase LipB, translating into MGFGADGVEYVDYQVAWDEQRRVHAARFADEVPDTCLLLEHHPVYTAGRRTDPSERPLDGTPVIDVDRGGKITWHGPGQLVGYPIQKLPRPVDVVAHVRRLEDALIRTCAEFGVETSRVEGRSGVWVLGDPVEQRPAVLGGLSLDLDPRLTDDEFDPRLNGPEYAPSNAGQRREDRKLAAIGIRVAKGVTMHGFSLNVNPDNVWFDRIIPCGIRDAGVTSLANELGRDVTVGEVLPVVERHLREVLEGAELRARVVEGASA; encoded by the coding sequence ATGGGATTCGGTGCCGACGGCGTCGAGTACGTCGACTACCAGGTGGCCTGGGACGAGCAGCGCCGGGTGCACGCGGCCCGTTTCGCGGACGAGGTCCCCGACACCTGCCTGCTCCTCGAACACCACCCGGTCTATACGGCCGGCCGGCGCACCGACCCGAGCGAGCGCCCCCTCGACGGCACTCCGGTCATCGACGTGGACCGCGGCGGCAAGATCACCTGGCACGGTCCGGGCCAGCTGGTCGGCTACCCCATCCAGAAGCTGCCGCGTCCGGTGGACGTCGTGGCGCATGTACGACGGCTGGAGGACGCGCTGATCCGTACCTGTGCGGAGTTCGGGGTGGAGACGTCCCGGGTGGAGGGGCGCAGCGGGGTGTGGGTACTGGGCGATCCGGTGGAGCAGCGGCCCGCCGTGCTCGGGGGTCTCTCGCTGGATCTGGACCCTCGCCTGACGGACGACGAGTTCGACCCCCGGCTGAACGGGCCGGAGTACGCGCCGTCGAACGCCGGGCAGCGCCGGGAGGACCGCAAGCTGGCGGCGATCGGGATCCGGGTGGCGAAGGGGGTCACGATGCACGGCTTCTCGCTGAACGTGAACCCGGACAACGTCTGGTTCGACCGGATCATCCCGTGCGGGATCCGGGATGCGGGGGTCACGTCGCTCGCGAACGAGCTGGGGCGGGATGTGACGGTGGGGGAGGTTCTGCCGGTGGTGGAGCGGCACTTGCGGGAGGTACTGGAGGGCGCGGAGCTGCGGGCGAGGGTGGTCGAGGGGGCTTCGGCGTAA
- the lipA gene encoding lipoyl synthase, translating to MSAVAPDGRKMLRLEVRNAQTPIERKPEWIKTRAKMGPEYTKMQNLVKSEGLHTVCQEAGCPNIYECWEDREATFLIGGDQCTRRCDFCQIDTGKPEALDRDEPRRVGESVVTMDLNYATITGVARDDLEDGGAWLYAETVRQIHQQTEGREEGRTKVELLAPDFNAVPELLAEVFSSRPEVFAHNVETVPRIFKRIRPGFRYDRSLKVITDARDYGLVTKSNLILGMGETREEVSEALRQLHEAGCELITITQYLRPTVRHHPVERWVKPHEFVELKEEAEQIGFSGVMSGPLVRSSYRAGRLYQMAVEKRGSYIASQAV from the coding sequence GTGTCCGCAGTCGCACCCGACGGACGCAAGATGCTGCGCCTGGAGGTCCGGAACGCCCAGACCCCCATCGAGCGCAAGCCCGAGTGGATCAAGACCCGGGCGAAAATGGGTCCCGAGTACACGAAGATGCAGAACCTCGTGAAGAGCGAGGGCCTGCACACCGTCTGCCAGGAAGCCGGCTGTCCCAACATCTACGAGTGCTGGGAGGACCGCGAGGCCACCTTCCTCATCGGCGGCGACCAGTGCACCCGACGCTGCGACTTCTGCCAGATCGACACCGGCAAGCCCGAGGCGCTCGACCGCGACGAGCCCCGCCGCGTCGGCGAGTCCGTGGTCACGATGGACCTCAACTACGCCACCATCACCGGCGTCGCCCGCGACGACCTGGAGGACGGCGGCGCCTGGCTGTACGCGGAGACCGTGCGCCAGATCCACCAGCAGACCGAGGGACGGGAAGAAGGCCGCACCAAGGTCGAGCTGCTCGCGCCCGACTTCAACGCCGTACCGGAGCTGCTGGCCGAGGTCTTCTCCTCCCGGCCCGAGGTCTTCGCGCACAACGTCGAGACGGTCCCCCGCATCTTCAAGCGCATCCGCCCCGGCTTCCGCTACGACCGCTCGCTCAAGGTCATCACCGACGCCCGTGACTACGGTCTGGTCACGAAGTCGAACCTGATCCTCGGCATGGGCGAGACCCGCGAGGAGGTCAGCGAGGCGCTCCGGCAGTTGCACGAGGCCGGCTGCGAGCTGATCACCATCACGCAGTACCTGCGACCGACCGTCCGGCACCACCCCGTCGAGCGCTGGGTCAAGCCGCACGAGTTCGTCGAGCTGAAGGAGGAGGCCGAGCAGATCGGCTTCTCCGGGGTCATGTCCGGCCCGCTGGTGCGTTCCTCGTACCGCGCCGGCCGCCTCTACCAGATGGCCGTCGAGAAGCGTGGTTCGTACATCGCCTCGCAGGCGGTCTGA
- a CDS encoding SCO2195 family GlnR-regulated protein, which yields MQTAPVRATPIPSFTEALRAVESLLMNSGQRTARQNAWTSVQEDRRRAKDRVEAQRVLEQALATYS from the coding sequence ATGCAGACCGCGCCCGTCCGTGCCACACCCATTCCGTCGTTCACCGAAGCACTGCGCGCAGTCGAGTCGTTGCTCATGAACAGCGGCCAGCGCACCGCCCGCCAGAACGCCTGGACCTCCGTCCAGGAGGACCGTCGCCGCGCCAAGGACCGGGTCGAGGCGCAGCGCGTCCTCGAACAGGCCCTGGCCACCTACTCCTGA
- a CDS encoding DUF4191 domain-containing protein, translated as MARKETAADAANPGRLKQIALTYKMTRKADKMIGLVLAAVGILTLGVFLAIGFLIGHPIYLGVLGLLLAFLATAIVFGRRAERAAFGQMEGQPGAAAAVLDNIGRGWTTTPAVAMNRSQDVVHRAVGKAGIVLVAEGNPNRVKSLLAAEKRKMARIVADVPVHDLLVGTGEGQIELKKLRTTMLKLPRVLAGPQVTATNDRLRAMGDLMSNMPVPKGPMPKGTRMPRGGKMR; from the coding sequence ATGGCGAGGAAGGAAACCGCGGCGGACGCCGCGAACCCCGGGCGACTCAAGCAGATCGCCCTGACGTACAAGATGACCCGCAAGGCCGACAAGATGATCGGTCTTGTACTCGCGGCTGTCGGAATTCTCACCCTCGGTGTCTTCCTTGCGATCGGCTTCTTGATCGGTCACCCGATCTATCTCGGCGTTCTCGGCCTCCTGCTCGCCTTCCTCGCGACGGCGATCGTGTTCGGGCGCCGGGCCGAGCGGGCCGCCTTCGGGCAGATGGAAGGTCAGCCGGGTGCCGCTGCGGCCGTGCTGGACAACATCGGCCGAGGCTGGACGACGACTCCGGCGGTGGCGATGAACCGCAGCCAGGACGTGGTGCACCGCGCGGTCGGCAAGGCCGGAATCGTGCTGGTCGCCGAGGGCAACCCGAACCGGGTGAAGAGCCTGCTGGCCGCCGAGAAGCGGAAGATGGCCCGCATCGTCGCGGACGTCCCGGTGCACGATCTGCTGGTCGGCACGGGTGAGGGCCAGATCGAGCTGAAGAAGCTCCGCACGACCATGCTGAAGCTGCCCCGCGTTCTCGCCGGCCCCCAGGTGACCGCCACCAACGACCGGTTGCGCGCGATGGGCGACCTGATGAGCAACATGCCGGTGCCGAAGGGCCCGATGCCCAAGGGGACGCGCATGCCGCGCGGCGGCAAGATGCGCTGA
- a CDS encoding RDD family protein — protein sequence MDNRDAIGSWLSGPRAAAEEAGVDFGYRGEQLGLPEEGPGSIARPGRRLGALAVDWGLCLLIAYGLITDSYNEAAQVWAPLILLALLLLTLGTLGYTPGKRLFGLRVVALDTGRVSPPRAALRTVLFFLALPPLIWDRDGRGLHDRLARTVEVRI from the coding sequence GTGGACAACAGGGACGCAATCGGATCGTGGCTCTCCGGACCTCGCGCAGCCGCGGAGGAAGCCGGTGTCGACTTCGGATACCGCGGCGAACAGCTCGGTCTGCCCGAGGAGGGCCCCGGCTCGATCGCCCGCCCGGGCCGCCGGCTCGGCGCCCTGGCCGTCGACTGGGGCCTGTGCCTCTTGATCGCATACGGCCTCATCACGGACAGCTACAACGAGGCGGCGCAGGTCTGGGCGCCGCTCATTCTCCTCGCGCTGCTCCTGCTCACGCTGGGCACGCTCGGCTACACCCCGGGCAAGCGGCTTTTCGGCCTGCGGGTGGTCGCCCTGGACACCGGCCGCGTCAGTCCTCCGCGCGCCGCGCTGCGCACGGTCCTGTTCTTCCTCGCCCTGCCGCCCCTGATCTGGGACCGCGACGGCCGCGGCCTGCACGACCGGCTGGCCCGCACCGTGGAAGTACGCATCTAG
- the glnA gene encoding type I glutamate--ammonia ligase — MFQNADEAKKYIADEDVKFIDVRFCDLPGVMQHFTLPATAFDPDEELAFDGSSIRGFQAIHESDMALRADLSTARVDPFRRDKTVNINFFIHDPITGEQYSRDPRNVAKKAEAYLASTGIADTAYFGPEAEFYVFDSVRFATGANESFYHIDSEAGAWNTGAVENNRGYKVRYKGGYFPTPPVDHFADLRAEISLELANSGLQVERQHHEVGTAGQAEINYKFNTLLAAADDLQLFKYIVKNVAWRNGKTATFMPKPIFGDNGSGMHVHQSLWTGGSPLFYDEAGYAGLSDIARYYIGGILKHAPSLLAFTNPTVNSYHRLVPGFEAPINLVYSQRNRSAAMRIPITGSNPKAKRVEFRAPDSSGNPYLAFSALLLAGLDGIKNKIEPAEPIDKDLYELAPEEHASVAQVPTSLPAVLDSLERDHEFLLQGDVFTPDLIETWIDFKRTNEIAPIQLRPHPHEFELYFDV, encoded by the coding sequence ATGTTCCAGAACGCCGACGAGGCCAAGAAGTACATCGCGGACGAGGACGTCAAGTTCATCGACGTCCGCTTCTGCGACCTGCCGGGTGTGATGCAGCACTTCACGCTGCCGGCGACGGCCTTCGACCCGGACGAGGAACTTGCCTTCGACGGCTCCTCGATCCGCGGCTTCCAGGCCATCCACGAGTCCGACATGGCGCTCCGCGCCGACCTGTCCACGGCGCGGGTCGACCCGTTCCGCCGTGACAAGACGGTCAACATCAACTTCTTCATCCACGACCCGATCACGGGCGAGCAGTACTCCCGTGACCCGCGCAACGTGGCCAAGAAGGCGGAGGCGTACCTGGCGTCGACCGGTATCGCGGACACCGCGTACTTCGGTCCCGAGGCCGAGTTCTACGTGTTCGACAGTGTGCGCTTCGCGACCGGCGCGAACGAGTCCTTCTACCACATCGACTCCGAGGCCGGCGCCTGGAACACCGGTGCGGTCGAGAACAACCGTGGTTACAAGGTCCGCTACAAGGGCGGTTACTTCCCGACCCCGCCGGTCGACCACTTCGCCGACCTGCGTGCCGAGATCTCCCTGGAGCTGGCCAACTCCGGCCTCCAGGTCGAGCGCCAGCACCACGAGGTGGGCACCGCCGGCCAGGCCGAGATCAACTACAAGTTCAACACGCTGCTCGCCGCGGCCGACGACCTCCAGCTCTTCAAGTACATCGTGAAGAACGTGGCCTGGCGCAACGGCAAGACCGCGACCTTCATGCCGAAGCCGATCTTCGGTGACAACGGCTCGGGCATGCACGTGCACCAGTCGCTGTGGACGGGCGGCTCGCCGCTCTTCTACGACGAGGCCGGTTACGCGGGCCTGTCGGACATCGCCCGCTACTACATCGGCGGCATCCTCAAGCACGCGCCGTCGCTGCTCGCCTTCACCAACCCGACGGTGAACTCGTACCACCGTCTGGTCCCGGGCTTCGAGGCGCCGATCAACCTGGTGTACTCGCAGCGCAACCGCTCCGCGGCCATGCGTATCCCGATCACGGGCTCCAACCCGAAGGCGAAGCGCGTCGAGTTCCGCGCGCCCGACTCCTCCGGCAACCCGTACCTCGCCTTCTCCGCGCTGCTGCTGGCCGGTCTGGACGGCATCAAGAACAAGATCGAGCCGGCCGAGCCGATCGACAAGGACCTGTACGAGCTGGCTCCCGAGGAGCACGCGAGCGTGGCGCAGGTCCCGACGTCCCTCCCGGCCGTCCTCGACTCGCTCGAGCGCGACCACGAGTTCCTCCTCCAGGGCGACGTGTTCACGCCGGACCTGATCGAGACGTGGATCGACTTCAAGCGCACGAACGAGATCGCGCCGATCCAGCTGCGTCCGCACCCGCACGAGTTCGAGCTGTACTTCGACGTGTGA
- a CDS encoding SCO2583/SCO2584 N-terminal domain-containing protein, with the protein MSEQDDVEREFDVRWADNAEHKEPSARARMLAARWKENPPEPVPFRGEPDYRGPRRSSWVSTAVVLGCVAAVILLLGYANFRAPY; encoded by the coding sequence ATGTCCGAACAGGACGACGTGGAGCGGGAGTTCGACGTCAGATGGGCCGACAACGCCGAGCACAAGGAGCCCTCCGCACGGGCCCGGATGCTGGCCGCGCGGTGGAAGGAGAACCCGCCGGAACCGGTGCCGTTCCGAGGGGAGCCCGACTACAGGGGACCGCGTCGGTCGTCGTGGGTGTCGACGGCGGTCGTACTGGGGTGTGTGGCCGCGGTGATCCTGCTTCTGGGGTACGCGAACTTCCGGGCTCCGTACTAG
- the htpX gene encoding zinc metalloprotease HtpX, whose product MPNRMRSDRRLTVRMTVTLFLLGLLYVAFVAALIVLLKSWVLVVVVAAGFLGAQYWFSDRVALFAMRGRVVEREEYPQLHGVIDRLCAVADLPKPVVAVSDMDMPNAFATGRNADHAVVCVTTGLLRRLEPEELEGVLAHELSHVAHKDVAVITVASFLGVIAGLIVRFAFYSQMFGGGRRDQNTAVIFMAVMGVSAAVYTISFLLIRALSRYRELAADRSAALLTGRPSALASALTKVSGDIARIPSKDLRTAQAFNAFYFTPALGKEPGLARYFSTHPSLEQRLDQLGRISGELGEVAAPGAGNS is encoded by the coding sequence ATGCCGAACCGAATGCGGAGCGACCGGCGACTGACCGTGCGGATGACGGTCACGCTGTTTCTGCTCGGACTGCTGTACGTGGCCTTTGTCGCCGCGTTGATCGTGTTGCTGAAGTCCTGGGTGCTGGTCGTGGTGGTCGCGGCGGGGTTCCTCGGCGCGCAGTACTGGTTCTCCGACCGGGTCGCCCTGTTCGCGATGCGCGGGCGGGTCGTGGAGCGCGAGGAGTACCCCCAGTTGCACGGGGTGATCGACCGGCTGTGTGCGGTGGCCGACCTGCCCAAGCCCGTGGTCGCCGTTTCGGACATGGATATGCCGAACGCGTTCGCGACCGGACGGAACGCCGATCACGCCGTGGTGTGTGTGACCACCGGGTTGCTGCGGCGGCTGGAACCGGAGGAGCTTGAGGGCGTGCTCGCGCACGAGCTGTCGCATGTCGCGCACAAGGACGTCGCCGTGATCACCGTCGCGTCCTTCCTCGGCGTCATCGCCGGGCTGATCGTGCGGTTCGCCTTCTACTCGCAGATGTTCGGCGGGGGCCGCCGGGACCAGAACACCGCCGTGATCTTCATGGCGGTGATGGGCGTCTCCGCGGCCGTGTACACGATCAGTTTCCTGCTGATCCGTGCCCTGTCCCGGTACCGGGAACTGGCCGCCGACCGCTCCGCCGCGCTGCTCACCGGACGGCCCTCGGCGCTGGCCTCCGCGCTCACCAAGGTCTCCGGCGACATCGCGCGGATCCCGTCGAAGGACCTGCGGACCGCGCAGGCCTTCAACGCCTTCTACTTCACGCCCGCCCTCGGCAAGGAGCCGGGCCTGGCCCGGTACTTCTCCACCCACCCGAGTCTGGAGCAGCGGCTCGACCAACTGGGTCGGATCTCCGGCGAGTTGGGCGAGGTGGCGGCTCCCGGCGCAGGAAACTCGTGA
- the pspAB gene encoding PspA-associated protein PspAB yields MGLLDILLGRTKPVAPDLDRLFGLPSAAVTLQAAAGFTPTGGGSVCFASVEGAAFDDVRNEVQALLDADAERTGPPVELVRDEYGYSWLVSRRGPEELPALVGDLHAVNSALEASGFGPQLLCSVVGFEDVGGSGGSGASGQGARRLGLVYLYKRGTFYPFSPLADGEGQRRDSALELQVRAALAGDLRIEQDLSRWFPVWGAPGL; encoded by the coding sequence ATGGGGCTGCTGGACATTCTGCTCGGGCGTACCAAGCCCGTCGCGCCCGATCTCGACCGGCTCTTCGGGCTGCCGTCGGCCGCCGTCACTCTCCAGGCCGCGGCCGGTTTCACGCCCACGGGCGGGGGTTCGGTGTGCTTCGCCTCGGTGGAGGGCGCTGCCTTCGACGACGTACGCAACGAGGTGCAGGCACTGCTCGACGCGGATGCGGAGCGGACCGGGCCGCCTGTCGAGCTGGTCCGGGACGAGTACGGATACTCGTGGCTGGTGTCACGGCGCGGGCCGGAGGAACTGCCGGCGCTCGTCGGGGATCTGCACGCGGTCAACAGCGCGCTGGAGGCGAGTGGGTTCGGGCCTCAGCTGCTGTGTTCGGTGGTCGGGTTCGAGGACGTGGGGGGTTCAGGGGGGTCAGGAGCATCGGGTCAGGGGGCTCGGCGGCTTGGGCTTGTCTATCTGTACAAGCGTGGGACCTTCTATCCCTTCTCGCCGTTGGCCGACGGTGAAGGTCAACGGCGGGACAGCGCGCTCGAGTTGCAGGTGCGGGCCGCGCTCGCCGGGGATCTGCGGATCGAGCAGGACCTGAGCCGCTGGTTCCCGGTGTGGGGTGCCCCCGGTCTGTGA
- a CDS encoding alpha/beta hydrolase yields MSELLSFVHEVDGERLSGVYGGAGDGDSGGAAVVLLHGAGNGSKERLVPLLAEFVARGCQGLAFDFSGHGESTGELRELSLRRRFEQAVGVIGARVPAGRPLVLVGFSMSGQTVADLVGHFGERVAGVGLCAPAVYGAEAWDVPFGEGSGRFSELIRTPGSWREAPALGVLRAFAGRAVLVVPGTDHVIPGEVTESVAEALAARARFTRLELPDADHFLGLRLREHPEERREFVDAVLKGVG; encoded by the coding sequence ATGAGCGAGCTGCTTTCCTTCGTGCACGAGGTCGACGGTGAACGACTCAGCGGGGTGTACGGGGGTGCCGGGGACGGGGATTCGGGCGGGGCCGCCGTCGTTCTGCTGCACGGCGCCGGCAACGGGAGCAAGGAGCGGCTGGTGCCGTTGCTCGCCGAGTTCGTCGCGCGCGGCTGCCAGGGGCTCGCCTTCGACTTCTCCGGGCACGGTGAAAGTACGGGTGAGCTGCGGGAGTTGAGCCTGCGGCGGCGGTTCGAGCAGGCCGTCGGTGTCATCGGTGCGCGGGTCCCGGCGGGCAGGCCGCTCGTGCTGGTGGGGTTCAGCATGAGCGGGCAGACGGTGGCCGATCTTGTCGGGCACTTCGGCGAACGGGTCGCCGGTGTGGGGTTGTGCGCGCCTGCCGTGTACGGCGCCGAGGCGTGGGATGTGCCGTTCGGCGAGGGGAGCGGCCGCTTCAGCGAGTTGATCAGGACGCCGGGCAGTTGGCGCGAGGCGCCAGCCCTGGGTGTGTTGCGGGCATTCGCGGGGCGGGCGGTGCTGGTGGTACCGGGGACCGATCACGTCATTCCGGGTGAGGTGACGGAGTCGGTGGCGGAGGCTCTGGCGGCGCGGGCGCGGTTCACTCGGCTTGAACTGCCGGACGCGGACCACTTCTTGGGGCTCAGGTTGCGTGAACATCCGGAGGAGCGGCGGGAGTTCGTGGACGCGGTGCTGAAGGGGGTGGGGTGA
- a CDS encoding arsenate reductase family protein, with protein MEIWINPACSKCRGALSLLDAEGAEYTVRRYLEDLPTEDEIRGVLDRLGLEPWDITRTQEAVAKELGVREWGREAEDREQWVAALAAHPKLIQRPIITADDGSAVVARTDEAVRSALARRPPA; from the coding sequence ATGGAAATCTGGATCAACCCGGCCTGCTCAAAGTGCCGCGGCGCCCTGTCGCTGCTCGACGCCGAGGGCGCCGAATACACCGTCCGCCGCTACCTGGAGGACCTGCCCACCGAGGACGAGATTCGCGGCGTACTCGACCGGCTCGGGCTCGAACCCTGGGACATCACCCGGACCCAGGAAGCCGTCGCCAAGGAGTTGGGAGTGAGGGAGTGGGGCCGGGAGGCGGAGGACCGGGAGCAGTGGGTCGCCGCTCTCGCCGCACATCCCAAGCTCATCCAGCGGCCCATCATCACCGCCGATGACGGCAGTGCCGTCGTCGCTCGCACGGACGAGGCCGTGCGGAGCGCGCTGGCCCGGCGCCCACCCGCGTGA
- the glnII gene encoding glutamine synthetase, which yields MTFKAEYIWIDGTEPTAKLRSKTKILADDAKGAELPIWGFDGSSTNQAEGHSSDRVLKPVASYPDPIRGGDDILVMCEVLDIDMTPHSSNTRAALVEVATKFAAQEPIFGIEQEYTFFDGARPLGFPEGGFPAPQGGYYCGVGADEIFGREIVEAHLENCLKAGLAISGINAEVMPGQWEFQVGPVSPLEVSDQLWIARWLLYRTAEDFGISATLDPKPVKGDWNGAGAHTNFSTKAMREGYDAIITACESLGEGSKPLDHVKHYGAGIDDRLTGLHETAPWNEYSYGVSNRGASVRIPWQVEQDGKGYIEDRRPNANVDPYLVTRLIVDTCCSALEKAGQV from the coding sequence GTGACCTTCAAGGCCGAGTACATCTGGATCGACGGCACCGAGCCGACGGCCAAGCTCCGCTCCAAGACCAAGATTCTGGCCGACGACGCCAAGGGCGCCGAGCTGCCGATCTGGGGCTTCGACGGATCTTCCACGAACCAGGCCGAGGGGCACTCCTCGGACCGCGTGCTCAAGCCGGTCGCCTCCTACCCGGACCCGATCCGCGGCGGTGACGACATCCTCGTCATGTGCGAGGTCCTCGACATCGACATGACGCCGCACTCGTCCAACACGCGTGCCGCGCTGGTCGAGGTCGCCACGAAGTTCGCCGCTCAGGAGCCGATCTTCGGCATCGAGCAGGAGTACACCTTCTTCGACGGCGCCCGTCCGCTGGGCTTCCCCGAGGGCGGCTTCCCGGCCCCCCAGGGCGGCTACTACTGCGGTGTCGGCGCCGACGAGATCTTCGGTCGCGAGATCGTCGAGGCCCACCTGGAGAACTGCCTCAAGGCCGGTCTCGCCATCTCCGGCATCAACGCCGAGGTCATGCCCGGTCAGTGGGAGTTCCAGGTCGGCCCGGTCTCCCCGCTGGAGGTCTCCGACCAGCTGTGGATCGCCCGCTGGCTGCTCTACCGCACCGCCGAGGACTTCGGCATCTCCGCGACGCTGGACCCTAAGCCGGTGAAGGGCGACTGGAACGGCGCCGGTGCGCACACCAACTTCTCCACGAAGGCGATGCGCGAGGGCTACGACGCGATCATCACCGCGTGCGAGTCCCTCGGCGAGGGCTCGAAGCCGCTCGACCACGTCAAGCACTACGGCGCCGGCATCGACGACCGCCTCACCGGCCTGCACGAGACCGCCCCGTGGAACGAGTACTCGTACGGCGTCTCCAACCGTGGCGCCTCGGTCCGTATCCCGTGGCAGGTCGAGCAGGACGGCAAGGGTTACATCGAGGACCGCCGCCCGAACGCCAACGTCGACCCGTACCTCGTGACGCGGCTCATCGTCGACACCTGCTGCTCCGCCCTGGAGAAGGCCGGACAGGTCTGA
- a CDS encoding winged helix-turn-helix domain-containing protein, translated as MATTRTLPPLAPLSPASPGGTARHRLRAVDRDEVVDVRDFLPPGATWLPAPPHTLPTLPGQPPMIGYLVLVPADQQPPVMPFALPDPELPAPAVAPEQPRTDSGRHLVRVDDVQRTAEVDGRPLDLTYLEFELLAHLVAHPGRVHTRDQLVTTVWGYGHVGDGRTVDVHIARLRRKLGAEHRQAIQTVRRVGYKYTPPTAR; from the coding sequence ATGGCGACCACTCGTACTCTCCCCCCTCTGGCCCCCCTCTCCCCTGCCTCTCCCGGCGGCACCGCCCGGCACCGGCTGCGCGCCGTCGACCGGGACGAGGTGGTCGACGTCAGGGACTTCCTGCCGCCGGGCGCCACCTGGCTGCCCGCTCCCCCGCACACCCTGCCCACGCTGCCGGGCCAGCCGCCGATGATCGGCTACCTGGTGCTCGTACCGGCCGACCAGCAGCCGCCCGTCATGCCGTTCGCGCTCCCGGACCCGGAACTGCCGGCCCCGGCCGTGGCCCCGGAACAGCCCCGGACCGACAGCGGCCGTCATCTCGTACGCGTCGACGACGTGCAGCGCACCGCCGAGGTCGACGGACGTCCGCTGGATCTCACGTACCTCGAGTTCGAACTGCTCGCCCATCTCGTCGCCCACCCGGGCCGGGTACACACCCGCGACCAGCTGGTCACCACGGTGTGGGGCTACGGGCACGTGGGGGACGGCCGTACCGTCGACGTCCACATCGCCCGGCTGCGCCGCAAGCTCGGTGCGGAGCACCGGCAGGCGATCCAGACGGTTCGGCGGGTGGGGTACAAGTACACGCCCCCGACCGCCCGCTGA